The genomic region GTGGCGATCTACCATCTGTCTGTCAAATCCATCTCGCGCTCGGCCGGTCGCAGCGTCGTGGCTGCTGCTGCCTATCGTGCCGGTCAGGAACTGACGGACGAGCGGCAGGGCCTGACGCACGACTACACCCGCAAGCAGGGGGTGGAGGATGCGTTCATCGTGGCCCCGGATGGCGCGGACTGGGCGCAGGACCGGAACGCCCTGTGGAACGCAGCCGAAGCGGCCGAGAAGAGGAAGGACGCCAAGACCGGCCGGGAATACGAGCTGGCGTTACCGGCCGAGCTGGACGCGGGCGCACGGAAAGAACTGGCCCGGGATTTCGCCCGTGAGCTGGTGGCGCGGTACGGGGTGGTGGCCGATGTGGCGATGCATGAACCCGGCCGGGAAGGGGATAACCGGAACCATCACGCCCATATCCTCACCACGACCCGGACGGTCGGGGAGAATGGTCTGGGGGCCAAGACGCGGGTTCTGGACGTGGCCAGCACCGCCTCGACCGAGATCGAGCACATGCGGGGGGTGTGGGCGCGCCAGGTGAACATGGCGCTGGAACGGCACCAGGTCGAACAGCGGGTGGATCACCGGAGCTTCGAGCGCCAAGGGAGGGAGCAGGAGCCGACCCGGCACATGGGGGTTTCAGCAACCGCCATGGAGCGTCAGGCGGCCCGCGAGATCCCCGGTCGGGAGCCGGTGACGGATCTCGGGAAGCAGAACGCGGAGATCCGCGAGCGGAACCGGGTTCTGGAAACGGCCCGCAAGGCCGTGGAAAAAGCGCAGGAGCTGTTCTCCGGCCTTGAGAAACGGGCACGGCAGGCGGTCGGTCTGGCCCGGAAGATCGGGCAGCGGATGGAGCGGGAGAGGGAGGCCGAGCGCCAGAGGAAGGAGTTGGCACGTCAGGCCGAAATCAGACGTCAGCAGGACATCCGGGCGGCCGAGGAAGCCCGGAAAGCCGCCGAGAAGGACCGCCAGAAGCAGCTCGCCAAGGAGATCGATGAGCCAACGTTCAGGCGGTCACGGGATCGAGGACCAAGTATTGGGTTTTAGAGATTACCGTGCAGATGTTGTGCTTATCTGTCGGCCTTTTTCATTGTATGTATAAATCAAAGAGCCTTTTCTTACGTTAACAGTCGATGATGTATAGCCAGTTAGTCCATCATCTCTTCCGCTTCCGGCGCTGACTGTTGCTATTTGTCGGCCGCGTTCATCGTAAATATATACCAAAGAACCTTTTTGAATGGCATTTCCGATAGGCATTATTTAATTATCCACTTCTTTTACTATTATTCGTTATCATCATCTTCTTGGGTTTTTGACCCAGATATGCTTTCCCAA from Komagataeibacter medellinensis NBRC 3288 harbors:
- the mobQ gene encoding MobQ family relaxase — encoded protein: MAIYHLSVKSISRSAGRSVVAAAAYRAGQELTDERQGLTHDYTRKQGVEDAFIVAPDGADWAQDRNALWNAAEAAEKRKDAKTGREYELALPAELDAGARKELARDFARELVARYGVVADVAMHEPGREGDNRNHHAHILTTTRTVGENGLGAKTRVLDVASTASTEIEHMRGVWARQVNMALERHQVEQRVDHRSFERQGREQEPTRHMGVSATAMERQAAREIPGREPVTDLGKQNAEIRERNRVLETARKAVEKAQELFSGLEKRARQAVGLARKIGQRMEREREAERQRKELARQAEIRRQQDIRAAEEARKAAEKDRQKQLAKEIDEPTFRRSRDRGPSIGF